The Pseudomonas triclosanedens genome has a window encoding:
- the earP gene encoding elongation factor P maturation arginine rhamnosyltransferase EarP, with product MASWDVFCSVVDNYGDIGVTWRLARQLALEHGQRVRLWVDDQHALARICPETDPNALSQVHSGVEIRHWAGDWRATEVADVVIEAFACTLPEPYVAAMCERSIAPLWLNLEYLSAESWVDSCHALPSLQPNGLQKFFYFPGFRPSTGGLLRESGLIERRDAFQADPAAQARFLATLGVQAQSGERLVSLFAYEMAALPTWLDALAGALSPTLLLVPEGRVLSDVARWAGRGQQVGDTFVRDALRVQVLPFVRQEDYDHLLWCCNINAVRGEDSFVRAQWAGRPFIWHIYRQDDDAHLDKLEAFLALQGEALDEPLRSTLRDFWLAWNGRGDLGESWKRLDGMLPQWSAQISNWQRRLSEQTDLAAGLVRFYTNWL from the coding sequence ATGGCGAGCTGGGATGTTTTCTGCAGCGTGGTCGACAACTATGGCGACATCGGCGTCACCTGGCGCCTGGCTCGCCAGTTGGCGCTTGAGCATGGGCAACGGGTACGTCTGTGGGTCGACGACCAGCATGCTCTCGCACGCATCTGTCCGGAGACGGACCCGAATGCCCTGTCGCAGGTGCACTCCGGCGTCGAGATTCGTCATTGGGCCGGGGACTGGCGCGCGACCGAGGTGGCGGACGTGGTGATCGAAGCGTTCGCATGCACGCTGCCGGAACCTTATGTGGCCGCGATGTGCGAGCGGAGCATCGCGCCGCTCTGGCTGAATCTCGAATATCTCAGCGCCGAGTCCTGGGTGGACTCCTGTCATGCGCTGCCGTCCCTGCAGCCGAATGGCTTGCAAAAGTTCTTCTATTTTCCGGGTTTCAGACCGTCCACCGGTGGGTTGTTGCGTGAGTCCGGCCTGATCGAGCGGCGCGACGCGTTTCAAGCCGACCCTGCGGCGCAGGCGCGATTCCTGGCGACACTGGGAGTGCAGGCGCAGTCAGGCGAGCGTCTCGTCTCTCTATTTGCCTACGAGATGGCAGCGCTGCCGACGTGGCTCGATGCGCTGGCCGGTGCTCTGTCGCCCACGCTTTTACTGGTGCCCGAAGGTCGTGTACTGAGTGACGTGGCGCGCTGGGCGGGACGTGGGCAGCAGGTTGGCGATACGTTCGTGCGCGATGCGCTGCGGGTGCAGGTGCTGCCGTTCGTCCGGCAGGAGGACTACGACCACCTGCTCTGGTGCTGCAACATCAATGCCGTGCGTGGGGAGGATTCCTTCGTGCGAGCCCAGTGGGCGGGGCGGCCTTTCATCTGGCACATCTACCGGCAGGATGACGACGCGCATCTCGACAAGCTCGAAGCATTCCTGGCGTTGCAGGGGGAGGCGCTTGACGAACCGCTGCGTTCGACCCTGCGTGACTTCTGGTTGGCCTGGAATGGTCGCGGCGACCTGGGCGAATCCTGGAAGCGCCTCGACGGGATGCTGCCGCAGTGGTCGGCGCAGATTAGCAATTGGCAGCGGCGGTTGAGTGAACAAACCGATCTTGCTGCGGGGCTGGTGCGTTTTTATACAAATTGGCTATGA
- the oprI gene encoding outer membrane lipoprotei OprI, with the protein MNNVLKFSALALAAVLATGCSSHSKETEARLTATEDAAARAQARADEAYRKADEALAAAQKAQQTADEANERALRMLDKASRK; encoded by the coding sequence ATGAACAACGTTCTGAAATTCTCTGCTCTGGCTCTGGCTGCTGTTCTGGCCACCGGTTGCAGCAGCCACTCGAAAGAAACCGAAGCTCGTCTGACCGCTACTGAAGACGCTGCTGCTCGTGCTCAAGCCCGTGCCGATGAAGCCTATCGCAAGGCTGATGAAGCTCTGGCCGCTGCTCAGAAAGCCCAGCAGACCGCTGACGAGGCTAACGAGCGCGCCCTGCGTATGCTGGACAAAGCCAGCCGCAAGTAA
- a CDS encoding L,D-transpeptidase family protein — protein sequence MLSRVIAACSLSLAALLSVGPVSAIELPLPPPGDDIVGQVQVIKAKYEDTFADLGEKYGLGYSEMIAANPGVDAWLPGVGTEVIIPTRFILPPGPRDGVVINLAEYRLYYYPKGKNVVYTYALGIGREGWGSPIGSTSVIAKTKDPAWYPPASIRAEHAADGDPLPSVVPPGPDNPLGPYKMSLGFHGYLIHGSNKKFGIGTRTSHGCFRMYNWDVTQLFSMIPVGTPVRIINEPYKFGRSEGKIYLEAHAPIDDNGDPSVVDKHTAVINALLKREDIASQMQMDWNVVREVVAAEDGLPVAIAQPQEQGHGAPVAATVDQDSMPLQ from the coding sequence ATGTTGTCGCGCGTTATTGCCGCCTGCTCGCTGTCGTTAGCCGCGCTGCTCTCGGTCGGCCCAGTTTCTGCCATTGAATTGCCGTTGCCGCCCCCGGGCGACGATATCGTCGGCCAGGTTCAGGTGATCAAGGCCAAGTACGAAGACACCTTCGCCGACCTTGGCGAGAAGTACGGCCTCGGCTATTCGGAGATGATCGCCGCAAACCCTGGCGTCGATGCCTGGCTGCCGGGTGTGGGTACCGAAGTCATCATTCCGACCCGTTTCATTCTTCCGCCGGGGCCGCGTGATGGCGTGGTGATAAACCTTGCCGAGTACCGTCTCTATTACTACCCGAAGGGCAAGAACGTGGTTTACACCTATGCCCTGGGTATTGGTCGTGAGGGTTGGGGGTCGCCGATCGGCAGCACCAGTGTGATTGCCAAGACCAAGGATCCGGCCTGGTACCCTCCGGCATCGATCCGTGCCGAGCACGCAGCCGATGGCGATCCGCTGCCGTCCGTAGTGCCGCCGGGGCCGGATAACCCGCTGGGTCCCTACAAGATGAGCCTGGGCTTCCACGGCTACCTGATCCACGGTTCGAACAAGAAGTTCGGTATCGGTACCCGGACCAGTCATGGCTGCTTCCGCATGTACAACTGGGATGTGACTCAGCTGTTCTCGATGATTCCCGTGGGTACTCCGGTGCGTATCATCAACGAGCCGTACAAGTTCGGCCGCAGCGAAGGCAAGATCTATCTGGAGGCCCATGCACCTATCGATGACAACGGCGATCCGTCCGTGGTCGATAAGCACACTGCGGTGATCAATGCGTTGCTCAAGCGCGAGGACATCGCCAGCCAGATGCAGATGGACTGGAACGTGGTGCGCGAAGTGGTTGCCGCCGAAGATGGTCTGCCGGTTGCCATCGCCCAGCCGCAAGAGCAGGGGCATGGCGCTCCGGTTGCTGCGACTGTCGATCAGGACTCGATGCCGCTGCAGTAA
- a CDS encoding arylesterase, with translation MRTWLLSGCLALLLFTQQAAAQTLLVVGDSISAGLGVDTSHGWVSLLDKRLREQGFDYSVVNASISGDTSAGGLARLPALLSEQKPKLVVIELGGNDGLRGMAPAQLQQNLASMVEQSRKAGAKVLLLGMKLPPNYGQRYTDAFSKVFETVAREQQIALVPFFLEGVGGVSAMMQADGIHPATVAQPKLLDNVWPTLKPLL, from the coding sequence ATGCGTACATGGCTATTGAGCGGCTGCCTGGCGTTGCTTCTGTTCACGCAGCAGGCCGCGGCGCAGACGCTGTTGGTCGTCGGCGATAGTATCAGCGCCGGTTTGGGGGTGGATACCAGTCACGGGTGGGTCAGCCTGCTGGACAAGCGCCTGCGTGAGCAGGGGTTCGACTACTCGGTAGTTAACGCGTCGATCAGTGGCGATACCTCCGCGGGAGGCCTCGCGCGGCTGCCGGCGCTGCTTTCGGAGCAGAAGCCGAAGCTGGTGGTGATCGAGCTGGGAGGCAATGATGGTCTGCGCGGAATGGCGCCGGCGCAATTGCAACAGAATCTTGCCTCTATGGTGGAGCAGTCCCGCAAGGCCGGGGCGAAGGTGCTGTTGCTGGGCATGAAGCTGCCGCCGAACTACGGTCAGCGTTACACCGATGCTTTTTCCAAAGTGTTCGAGACGGTTGCCCGGGAGCAGCAGATCGCTCTGGTGCCATTCTTCCTCGAAGGTGTCGGCGGGGTATCGGCAATGATGCAGGCCGACGGAATCCACCCGGCCACCGTCGCGCAGCCTAAACTGCTCGACAATGTCTGGCCGACGCTCAAGCCGTTACTCTGA
- a CDS encoding ABC transporter ATP-binding protein, whose amino-acid sequence MSERILTARNLSKVVSSAEGKLTILHDLSLDLSRGDSLAIVGSSGSGKSTLLGLLAGLDLPSGGEIVLLGHSLGSLDEDERSRVRAAHVGFVFQSFQLLDSLNALENVMLPLELDGRADARQRARDLLERVGLGQRLTHYPRQLSGGEQQRVAIARAFAAEPDVLFADEPTGNLDTTTGERISELLFELNRERGTTLVLVTHDERLAHRCQRIIRLESGHLIDHVEP is encoded by the coding sequence ATGAGCGAACGCATTCTCACCGCGCGGAACCTTAGCAAGGTTGTTTCCAGCGCGGAAGGCAAGCTGACCATCCTTCACGACCTTTCCCTGGACCTCTCCCGCGGCGACAGCCTGGCCATCGTCGGCAGCTCCGGCTCGGGGAAGTCCACGCTTCTAGGGCTGCTCGCCGGACTCGACCTGCCCAGTGGCGGCGAGATCGTCCTGCTCGGCCACTCGCTGGGCAGCCTCGACGAGGACGAGCGCTCCCGGGTGCGCGCCGCCCATGTCGGCTTCGTGTTCCAATCGTTCCAGTTGCTCGACAGTCTCAACGCGCTGGAAAACGTCATGCTGCCGCTTGAACTCGATGGCCGCGCCGATGCCCGCCAACGCGCCCGCGACCTGCTGGAGCGTGTCGGCCTGGGCCAGCGCCTGACCCACTACCCCCGCCAGCTCTCCGGCGGCGAACAACAGCGCGTTGCCATCGCCCGCGCCTTCGCTGCCGAGCCGGACGTGCTGTTCGCCGACGAACCCACCGGCAATCTCGACACCACCACCGGCGAGCGCATCAGCGAGCTGCTGTTCGAGCTCAATCGCGAGCGCGGAACCACCCTGGTACTCGTGACCCACGACGAGCGCCTCGCCCATCGCTGCCAGCGCATCATCCGCCTTGAAAGCGGCCACCTGATCGATCACGTCGAACCCTGA
- a CDS encoding ABC transporter permease codes for MSLSNLLRLSLRQLWREGRSGELRVLFFALLIAVAASSAIGYFSARLNAAMLVRAAEFLGADLVLSGTQPAEQRQIDSGLKLGLQHASSVEFSSVVATDQGIQLSSVKAVGETYPLRGELKSAPEPQQPEVEGGRPQPGELWVESRLLASLELKVGDSVDIGRKSLRIARVLTYEPDRAGDFYSLTPRVMMNLQDLDATGVVQPGSRVRYRDLWGGPPEALQAYRQATNDNLAANQQLQDAHHGNRQIGDALGRAERYLNLASLAAVLLAGVAVALSANRFASRRFDSSALLRCLGLSRRQTLLLYGTQLLALGLLASLGGALLGWLAQLGLVKLLGNLLPPQIPGGGIVPALAGMATGLVALAGFALPPLAALGRVPPLRVLRSDLLPVPMRTWLAYGCALLALGLIMWRLSLDVRLTLALLVGGAVAALVLGLVMLLALRGLRQSLRNASLPWRLGLGQLLRHPLAAAGQSLAFGLILLAMALIALLRGELLDTWHAQLPANAPNHFALNILPAEKDSFEQRVKKLSPNAEDLYPMVPGRLVAVNGQPVHALNEDIRSERALQRDLGLTWSARLPAGNQIVAGQWWQAGEGNALPGVSVEEKLAGNLGLNVGDRLSFSVAGQTRDAQVRSLRSVKWDNFQPNFFMVFEPGTLTDLPVTYLTSFYLPASQERDLIELARAFPTVTLLPVDALLSQLRSILDQVTLAVEYVLVFVLAAGFVVLFAGLQATLDERLRQGALLRALGAERQLLMRARRSEFALLGAVSGLLAALGCELISYLLYRLVFDLPWSPHPWLLPLPLLGALLVGGAGLLGTRRALNSSPLRLLREG; via the coding sequence CTGTCGCTGTCCAACCTGCTCCGTCTTTCGCTACGCCAGTTATGGCGCGAAGGGCGCAGCGGCGAATTGCGTGTGCTGTTCTTCGCCCTGCTTATCGCCGTGGCAGCCAGTTCGGCCATCGGCTACTTCAGCGCCCGGCTGAACGCTGCAATGCTGGTACGCGCCGCCGAATTCCTCGGCGCCGACCTTGTGCTGAGTGGCACCCAGCCCGCCGAACAACGCCAGATCGACAGCGGCCTCAAGCTCGGCCTGCAGCACGCGAGCAGCGTCGAGTTCTCCAGTGTCGTCGCCACCGACCAGGGCATCCAGCTCAGCAGCGTGAAGGCCGTAGGCGAAACCTATCCGCTGCGCGGCGAGCTCAAGAGCGCCCCGGAACCCCAGCAACCCGAGGTCGAAGGCGGTCGCCCGCAACCGGGCGAGCTGTGGGTCGAGTCGCGCCTGCTGGCCAGCCTGGAACTTAAGGTCGGCGACAGCGTCGACATCGGCCGCAAAAGCCTGCGCATCGCCCGCGTGCTGACCTACGAGCCGGACCGCGCCGGCGACTTCTACAGCCTCACGCCACGCGTAATGATGAACCTGCAGGACCTCGATGCCACGGGCGTCGTGCAACCCGGCAGCCGGGTGCGCTACCGCGACCTGTGGGGCGGCCCGCCGGAGGCGCTGCAAGCCTACCGCCAGGCGACGAACGACAACCTCGCCGCCAACCAGCAATTGCAGGATGCCCACCACGGCAACCGGCAGATCGGCGATGCATTGGGCCGCGCCGAACGCTACCTGAACCTCGCCAGCCTCGCCGCCGTCCTGCTCGCTGGCGTCGCCGTGGCGCTCTCGGCCAATCGCTTCGCATCCCGCCGCTTCGACTCCAGCGCCCTGCTGCGTTGCCTGGGGCTCTCGCGCCGCCAGACTCTGCTGCTCTACGGCACCCAGCTCCTGGCGCTTGGCCTGCTGGCCAGCCTGGGCGGCGCGCTGCTCGGCTGGCTCGCACAACTGGGGCTGGTGAAACTGCTGGGCAACCTGCTGCCACCGCAAATCCCTGGCGGCGGCATCGTCCCCGCGCTGGCCGGCATGGCCACCGGGCTGGTCGCACTGGCCGGTTTTGCACTGCCACCGCTGGCCGCGCTGGGGCGAGTGCCGCCGCTGCGGGTACTGCGCAGCGACCTGCTGCCCGTGCCGATGCGCACCTGGCTGGCGTACGGCTGTGCGCTGCTCGCCCTCGGCCTGATCATGTGGCGCCTCAGCCTGGACGTACGCCTGACCCTCGCCCTGCTGGTCGGCGGCGCCGTCGCCGCGCTGGTGCTGGGCCTGGTGATGCTCCTCGCCCTGCGTGGCCTGCGCCAGAGCCTGCGCAATGCCAGCCTGCCCTGGCGCCTTGGCCTCGGCCAGTTGCTGCGCCACCCGCTGGCCGCCGCCGGACAAAGCCTGGCATTCGGGCTGATTCTGCTGGCAATGGCTCTTATCGCCCTGCTGCGAGGCGAACTGCTGGACACCTGGCACGCACAACTGCCGGCGAACGCACCCAATCATTTCGCACTGAACATCCTGCCCGCCGAAAAGGACAGTTTCGAACAACGTGTAAAGAAGCTCTCGCCCAATGCCGAGGACCTCTACCCGATGGTTCCGGGCCGCCTGGTGGCCGTGAACGGCCAGCCAGTCCACGCACTGAACGAGGACATCCGCAGCGAGCGCGCCCTGCAGCGTGACCTCGGGCTGACCTGGTCGGCGCGCCTGCCCGCCGGCAATCAGATCGTCGCCGGCCAGTGGTGGCAGGCAGGGGAAGGCAACGCACTGCCCGGCGTATCGGTGGAAGAAAAGCTCGCCGGCAACCTCGGCCTGAACGTCGGCGACCGCCTGAGCTTCAGCGTCGCCGGCCAGACCCGTGACGCGCAGGTACGCAGCCTGCGCTCGGTGAAATGGGACAACTTCCAGCCGAACTTCTTCATGGTCTTCGAGCCCGGAACCCTCACCGATCTGCCGGTGACCTACCTGACCAGCTTCTACCTGCCGGCCAGCCAGGAGCGCGACCTGATCGAACTGGCGCGAGCCTTTCCCACCGTCACCCTGCTGCCGGTCGACGCCCTGCTGTCGCAACTGCGCAGCATCCTCGACCAGGTGACGCTGGCCGTCGAATACGTACTGGTATTCGTGCTCGCCGCCGGCTTCGTGGTGCTGTTCGCCGGCCTGCAAGCCACCCTCGACGAGCGCCTGCGCCAGGGCGCCCTGCTGCGCGCGCTGGGCGCCGAACGCCAACTGCTGATGCGCGCGCGGCGTAGCGAGTTCGCCTTGCTCGGCGCAGTCAGCGGGCTGCTCGCGGCACTCGGTTGCGAGCTGATCAGCTACCTGCTCTACCGTCTGGTGTTCGACCTGCCGTGGAGCCCGCATCCCTGGCTGCTGCCATTGCCGCTGCTGGGGGCGCTCCTCGTCGGCGGCGCCGGACTTCTCGGTACTCGTCGCGCCCTGAACAGCAGCCCTCTGCGCCTGCTGCGCGAAGGCTGA
- the greB gene encoding transcription elongation factor GreB, producing the protein MSRYRPPRPAGTPLITPEGEARLRAELHELWNVRRPQVTQSVSEAAAQGDRSENAEYTYGKKMLREIDSRVRFLRKRLENCKVVSERPADPNKVYFGAWVTLEDEEGEQARYRIVGPDELDLRNNHISIDSPLARALVGKELDAEVMVRSPAGEKMWFVIEIEYP; encoded by the coding sequence ATGAGCCGTTATCGTCCTCCCCGTCCCGCCGGAACACCGCTGATTACCCCCGAAGGCGAAGCGCGCCTGCGTGCCGAACTGCACGAACTGTGGAACGTGCGCCGTCCCCAGGTGACCCAGTCGGTCAGCGAAGCGGCCGCCCAGGGCGACCGCTCGGAGAATGCCGAGTACACCTACGGGAAAAAGATGCTGCGCGAGATCGACAGCCGCGTGCGCTTCCTGCGCAAGCGCCTGGAAAACTGCAAGGTAGTGAGCGAGCGACCGGCCGATCCGAACAAGGTTTACTTCGGCGCCTGGGTCACCCTGGAAGACGAGGAAGGCGAGCAGGCCCGCTACCGAATCGTCGGTCCGGACGAACTCGACCTGCGCAACAACCACATCAGCATCGACTCACCGCTCGCACGCGCACTGGTCGGCAAGGAGCTGGATGCGGAAGTGATGGTGCGCAGCCCCGCCGGCGAGAAGATGTGGTTCGTGATCGAAATCGAGTATCCGTGA
- the thpR gene encoding RNA 2',3'-cyclic phosphodiesterase, with protein sequence MSTPPLRLFFAVPCPAPLTEAICTWRDTLHLDGQPVAPGNLHLTLAFLGAVPRGRKAELLGIGASLPRQSFILRLDHLARWKNGILHLVPSHTPAELHHLVTVLRDALQSGGFEVEQRPFHPHLTLARHAHTLPIAQPAFELPASAITLYSSENSPAGVHYRPLGNWPLDHA encoded by the coding sequence ATGAGCACTCCCCCGTTACGGCTGTTTTTCGCCGTGCCCTGTCCAGCCCCCCTGACCGAGGCGATCTGTACCTGGCGCGACACCTTGCACCTGGACGGCCAACCCGTCGCACCGGGCAACCTGCACCTGACCCTGGCCTTTCTCGGCGCCGTACCGCGCGGGCGCAAGGCAGAACTGCTGGGCATCGGAGCGAGCCTGCCGCGCCAGAGCTTCATCCTGCGTCTCGATCACCTGGCACGCTGGAAGAACGGCATCCTGCACCTCGTGCCGAGCCACACCCCGGCCGAACTTCACCACCTCGTGACAGTGCTGCGTGACGCTTTGCAATCCGGCGGGTTCGAAGTGGAACAGAGGCCCTTCCACCCGCACCTCACCCTGGCCCGCCACGCCCATACGCTGCCCATCGCGCAACCGGCGTTCGAACTGCCGGCCAGCGCCATCACCCTCTACAGCTCGGAGAACAGCCCTGCCGGCGTACACTATCGTCCGCTCGGCAACTGGCCGCTAGACCACGCCTGA
- a CDS encoding LysR family transcriptional regulator — MAPRITLRQLATFTAIAELGNVTQAATRIALSQSAASQALQELERALGTRLFDRSGKRLALNDNGRAFYPKASALLAQSAELESLFESSPVQLSLGASRSIGGYLLPQVMAGFLAELPESRLQLQVANSRDVIEALAEFRLDVAFIEAPILHPQIQLTPWTDDELLLVAAADHPLALAGQVTIEDLTAARWVLRESGSGTRVTFEQQVLPRLGSVDSPLEISNAEAIKHLVGRGAGITYLSQRVVQAELKRGELVRLDSPLGPLRRTFFLALHIDKYPTAGLRRFLDYAQSGVV, encoded by the coding sequence ATGGCGCCGCGCATCACTCTTCGTCAATTGGCGACTTTCACGGCCATTGCTGAGCTGGGCAATGTCACGCAGGCAGCCACGCGCATCGCGCTGTCGCAATCGGCTGCGAGCCAGGCCCTGCAGGAACTGGAACGGGCGCTTGGTACGCGGCTGTTCGACCGCAGCGGCAAACGCCTGGCGCTGAACGACAATGGCCGGGCGTTCTATCCCAAGGCCAGCGCGCTGCTGGCGCAGAGTGCTGAACTGGAGAGCCTGTTCGAGTCGTCTCCGGTGCAGCTCAGTCTGGGCGCGAGCCGCAGCATCGGTGGTTATCTGCTGCCGCAGGTGATGGCCGGTTTTCTCGCCGAGCTGCCGGAAAGCCGCTTGCAGTTGCAGGTGGCCAACAGTCGCGACGTGATCGAGGCGCTGGCGGAGTTTCGTCTGGATGTCGCCTTCATAGAGGCGCCGATCCTGCATCCGCAGATCCAGCTCACTCCCTGGACTGACGATGAGCTGTTGCTGGTGGCGGCGGCAGACCATCCCCTGGCGCTGGCGGGGCAGGTGACCATCGAGGATCTGACGGCGGCGCGCTGGGTGTTGCGCGAATCGGGTTCGGGCACCCGCGTGACGTTCGAGCAGCAGGTACTGCCGCGCCTGGGTAGCGTCGATTCACCGCTGGAAATCAGTAACGCCGAGGCGATCAAGCATCTGGTCGGTCGGGGCGCGGGGATTACTTATCTGTCGCAACGGGTCGTGCAGGCGGAGCTGAAGCGCGGCGAGCTGGTGCGTCTGGACAGCCCTCTGGGGCCGCTGCGCCGCACCTTCTTCCTCGCGCTGCACATCGACAAGTATCCCACTGCCGGGCTGCGGCGCTTCCTCGACTATGCGCAGTCAGGCGTGGTCTAG
- a CDS encoding YeiH family protein: MNALRRLPYLLPGALLCLAIAFGSRQLMEIPVLQHLGLGSLTLAILIGLLAGNLGLARFGDIRPGVDLSRQQLLRLGVVLYGLRLTFQDIAALGPAALVIDTLMVTSTLCIAWFIGERLLKLPRESALLIGAGSAICGAAAVMASSPVLKARAEHTAVAVATVVLFGTLAMLLHPMIYAALPNLFGSQQAFGVFTGSTIHEVAQVVAAGRAMDPAAADAALISKMLRVLLLAPALLVLGRVGNTAAAEPGQRRKLHIPGFAVAFLLVSGLRSLGWVPHSWLAPLQQLDDVMLGMAMAALGLATRLGDLRKEGPKPLLLGAGLFIFLLVGGGLINGGVQYLFH, translated from the coding sequence ATGAATGCCCTACGCCGCCTGCCCTATCTCCTCCCCGGCGCCCTGCTTTGCCTGGCCATAGCCTTCGGCTCCCGCCAACTGATGGAAATCCCCGTACTGCAGCACCTCGGACTGGGCAGCCTGACCCTCGCCATCCTTATCGGCCTGCTGGCCGGCAACCTCGGCCTGGCACGCTTCGGCGACATTCGTCCCGGCGTGGACCTGTCGCGCCAGCAACTGCTGCGCCTGGGCGTGGTGCTCTACGGCCTGCGCCTCACGTTCCAGGACATCGCCGCACTCGGCCCGGCAGCCCTGGTGATCGACACCCTGATGGTGACCAGTACCCTCTGCATCGCCTGGTTCATCGGCGAACGCCTGCTGAAGCTGCCCCGGGAGAGCGCCCTGCTGATCGGCGCCGGCAGCGCCATCTGCGGCGCGGCGGCAGTCATGGCCAGCAGTCCGGTGCTCAAGGCCCGCGCCGAACACACCGCCGTTGCGGTCGCCACTGTCGTACTGTTCGGCACATTGGCAATGCTGCTGCACCCGATGATCTATGCCGCACTGCCGAACCTGTTCGGCAGCCAGCAAGCCTTCGGCGTCTTCACCGGCTCGACCATCCATGAAGTTGCGCAGGTGGTCGCCGCTGGCCGCGCAATGGACCCTGCCGCCGCCGACGCCGCACTGATCAGCAAGATGCTGCGTGTCCTGCTCCTGGCCCCGGCCCTGCTGGTTCTCGGCCGTGTTGGCAATACCGCAGCCGCAGAACCGGGCCAGCGTCGCAAGCTGCACATCCCCGGCTTCGCCGTGGCCTTCCTGCTGGTCAGCGGTCTGCGTTCGCTGGGTTGGGTGCCGCATAGCTGGCTGGCGCCGCTGCAGCAGCTCGACGACGTGATGCTGGGCATGGCGATGGCCGCCCTGGGCCTGGCAACCCGCCTGGGCGACCTGCGCAAGGAAGGACCGAAACCGCTGCTGCTGGGCGCCGGTCTGTTCATCTTCCTGTTGGTTGGCGGCGGCCTGATCAACGGCGGCGTGCAGTACCTGTTCCACTGA
- a CDS encoding DoxX family protein yields the protein MNSLIKSILSTNAGAGIAVLRITTGLTFMAHGSQKLFGAFGGPGLQGMAGWLESLGVTPGYLMAALAGSAEFFGGLALVLGLLVRLASIPLIVAMLVAVFSVHLANGFFITNNGFEYAFTLIMISVALLISGAGPFSLDRKLSS from the coding sequence ATGAACTCGCTGATCAAATCCATCCTGTCCACCAATGCTGGCGCCGGTATCGCTGTTCTGCGCATTACCACCGGTCTGACTTTCATGGCTCATGGCTCGCAGAAGCTCTTCGGCGCATTCGGCGGTCCGGGTCTGCAGGGTATGGCAGGGTGGCTGGAGTCGCTGGGTGTGACTCCGGGATACCTGATGGCTGCCCTGGCGGGTAGTGCCGAGTTCTTCGGTGGTCTGGCGCTGGTGCTGGGTCTGCTGGTGCGCCTGGCGAGCATTCCGCTGATCGTCGCGATGCTGGTGGCGGTATTCAGCGTGCACCTGGCCAATGGCTTCTTCATCACCAACAACGGCTTCGAATACGCCTTCACGCTGATCATGATAAGCGTGGCGCTGCTGATCAGCGGGGCTGGTCCGTTCTCGCTGGACCGCAAGCTCTCCAGCTGA